A single Chlamydia suis DNA region contains:
- the ubiE gene encoding bifunctional demethylmenaquinone methyltransferase/2-methoxy-6-polyprenyl-1,4-benzoquinol methylase UbiE yields MTNFREKPNIRIMFDSLAPTYDKINKILSLGMHLSWNYSFVSLLGETDHLLDLCAGTGRVALSYIQKHPQASATLVDFSTKMLETVQNRYPSAPFSYVTSDVAHLPLPDESFRLASMAYGLRNLSSPLKALKEVHRVLQTGGRLGILELTRPAPYNPAYLLHKLYLNLVVPSVGRLYSGNSYAYSYLKESIRNLPCDTTLEKEFLEAKLRIIRKQKLFFGTATIWILEK; encoded by the coding sequence ATGACCAACTTTCGCGAAAAACCGAACATTCGCATTATGTTTGATTCCTTGGCACCCACCTATGACAAAATCAATAAGATTTTGTCTTTGGGCATGCATCTGTCCTGGAATTATTCTTTTGTGTCTCTTTTAGGGGAAACTGATCATCTATTGGATTTGTGTGCTGGAACTGGTCGTGTAGCCCTGTCATACATCCAAAAGCACCCGCAGGCTTCAGCGACCCTTGTAGATTTTTCTACTAAAATGCTGGAGACTGTCCAAAACCGCTATCCTTCAGCTCCATTCTCTTATGTGACCAGTGATGTCGCCCATTTACCTCTTCCCGACGAGTCTTTTCGTTTAGCTTCCATGGCGTATGGACTAAGGAATCTTTCTTCTCCTTTAAAAGCTCTGAAAGAAGTACACCGGGTTTTACAAACGGGAGGACGCCTTGGCATCCTTGAATTGACTCGTCCTGCGCCCTATAACCCAGCCTATCTCCTACATAAGCTTTATCTCAATCTAGTCGTTCCTAGTGTAGGTCGGTTGTATTCTGGAAATAGTTACGCTTATTCTTATCTCAAAGAAAGTATTCGCAACCTTCCCTGCGACACCACTCTTGAAAAAGAGTTCCTCGAAGCAAAGCTGCGCATTATCCGAAAACAAAAATTATTTTTTGGAACGGCAACCATCTGGATTTTAGAAAAATAA
- a CDS encoding UPF0158 family protein, with protein MTTYPVPQNPLLLRVLRLMDAFSKSDDERDFYLDRVEGFILYIDLDKDQEDLDKIYQELEENADRYCLIPKLTFYEIKKIMETFVNEKIYDIDTKEKFLEIVQSKNAREQFLEFLYDHETEQEKWQQFYVERSRIRIIEWLRNNKFQFVFEEDLDFSKHILEQLKVHLFDAKVSKELTQARQLLLNKSKVYYSNEALNPRPKRGRPPKQSAKVEAETTVSSDIYTKVPAAARRFLFLPEITSPSSLTFSEKFDTEEEFLAHLRGGGRLEDQLNLAKFSERFDSLRELSAKLGYDGDGESSDFFDEEYDDDDDDIVKPKKATKRGRKKARS; from the coding sequence ATGACAACATATCCTGTACCTCAAAATCCTCTTTTGTTACGTGTTCTGCGCCTGATGGATGCTTTCTCAAAATCTGATGATGAGAGAGATTTCTATTTAGATCGGGTGGAGGGATTTATCTTGTACATAGATCTCGATAAAGATCAGGAAGATCTTGATAAGATCTATCAAGAGTTGGAAGAGAATGCAGATCGGTATTGTTTGATTCCAAAATTGACCTTCTATGAAATTAAGAAGATCATGGAGACCTTCGTAAATGAAAAAATTTACGATATCGACACCAAAGAAAAATTTTTGGAAATTGTGCAGTCTAAAAATGCTCGCGAGCAGTTTTTAGAATTTTTGTATGACCATGAGACGGAGCAGGAGAAGTGGCAACAGTTTTATGTTGAACGTTCTCGTATTCGAATTATTGAGTGGTTACGAAACAATAAGTTCCAGTTTGTTTTTGAAGAAGATTTGGATTTTTCAAAACATATTTTAGAGCAGTTGAAGGTGCATTTGTTTGATGCAAAAGTGTCAAAAGAATTGACGCAGGCGCGGCAGCTTCTCCTGAATAAGTCTAAAGTATACTATTCGAACGAGGCTTTGAATCCTCGTCCTAAGAGAGGCCGTCCTCCCAAACAGTCTGCGAAAGTGGAAGCAGAAACTACGGTGTCTAGCGATATCTATACAAAGGTCCCTGCTGCAGCGCGGCGTTTTCTGTTCTTGCCAGAGATTACATCTCCTTCTTCTCTTACTTTTTCTGAAAAATTCGATACAGAAGAAGAGTTCTTAGCTCACTTACGAGGAGGAGGGCGATTGGAAGACCAGCTGAACCTAGCGAAGTTTTCTGAGCGTTTCGACTCTTTGCGCGAGTTATCTGCTAAACTTGGTTATGATGGTGATGGGGAGTCTAGTGACTTTTTTGATGAAGAGTACGATGACGACGACGATGATATCGTCAAACCAAAAAAGGCTACCAAACGCGGTCGGAAGAAAGCTCGTTCGTAA
- the dapF gene encoding bifunctional diaminopimelate epimerase/glutamate racemase, translating to MGFSSLLTTCRYLLYSGAGNSFVLGESRPSLEDVLFLCQKEMVDGFLCVEPSDIADAKLTIFNSDGSVASMCGNGVRCAMAHVAQCFGLEDVSIETDRGVYQGKFFSMSRVLVNMTLPDWKKAKRKLTHVLPGMPEEVFFIDTGVPHVVVFVPDANKIPIHEWGAFIRYHEDFSPEGVNVDFVQRKKDDLLLVYTYERGCERETLSCGTGMLASALVAADIFSLGQDFSLSVCSRSGNIVKIFSENEQVFLEGPVCLLNRSENIGWLTPRSKCSR from the coding sequence ATGGGATTCTCTTCTCTTTTAACGACTTGTAGATATCTTTTATATTCTGGAGCAGGAAACAGTTTCGTTTTAGGGGAGTCTAGACCTTCTCTTGAGGATGTTTTGTTTTTATGCCAGAAAGAGATGGTCGATGGGTTTTTGTGCGTGGAGCCCTCTGATATCGCGGATGCTAAGCTTACGATTTTTAATAGCGACGGATCTGTTGCTTCTATGTGTGGTAATGGCGTGCGATGCGCGATGGCTCACGTAGCGCAATGTTTCGGCTTAGAAGATGTCTCTATTGAAACGGATCGTGGGGTCTATCAGGGTAAGTTTTTTTCTATGAGTCGGGTATTGGTGAATATGACATTGCCTGATTGGAAGAAGGCGAAGCGGAAATTAACACATGTGTTGCCTGGTATGCCGGAAGAGGTCTTCTTTATTGATACCGGGGTTCCTCATGTTGTGGTCTTTGTCCCCGATGCGAACAAGATCCCTATACATGAATGGGGGGCTTTTATTCGTTATCATGAAGACTTTAGTCCTGAAGGAGTAAACGTAGATTTTGTTCAACGAAAAAAAGATGATCTACTTCTTGTCTATACCTATGAACGGGGGTGTGAACGAGAAACTCTGTCTTGTGGGACGGGAATGTTGGCTAGTGCCTTGGTCGCTGCGGATATTTTTTCTTTGGGACAAGACTTTTCTCTATCGGTGTGTTCTCGGAGCGGGAACATCGTTAAGATTTTTTCTGAAAATGAGCAGGTGTTTTTAGAAGGCCCTGTATGTCTTTTGAACCGAAGTGAAAATATAGGATGGCTAACTCCTAGATCTAAATGTAGTAGATAA
- a CDS encoding ATP-dependent Clp protease proteolytic subunit, which yields MPEGEMMHKLQDVIDRKLLDSRRIFFSEPVTEKSAAEAIKKLWYLELTSPGQPIVFVINSPGGSVDAGFAVWDQIKMISSPVTTVVTGLAASMGSVLSLCAAPGRRFATPHARIMIHQPSIGGTITGQATDLDIHAREILKTKARIIDVYVEATGQSREVIEKAIDRDMWMSANEAMEFGLLDGILFSFNDL from the coding sequence ATGCCTGAAGGGGAAATGATGCATAAGTTGCAAGATGTCATAGATAGAAAGTTGTTGGACTCTCGTCGTATTTTCTTCTCTGAGCCAGTAACAGAGAAGAGCGCTGCAGAGGCTATCAAAAAGCTTTGGTATTTGGAACTCACAAGCCCTGGACAGCCGATTGTGTTTGTCATTAATAGCCCTGGAGGGTCTGTTGACGCAGGATTTGCTGTTTGGGACCAAATTAAAATGATTTCTTCTCCGGTAACCACTGTTGTTACGGGGTTAGCGGCATCGATGGGCTCCGTGTTGAGCTTATGTGCGGCTCCAGGACGACGATTTGCTACGCCGCATGCGCGTATTATGATCCATCAGCCTTCCATTGGAGGGACCATTACAGGACAAGCTACAGATCTGGATATTCATGCGCGTGAAATTTTAAAAACGAAAGCACGTATTATTGATGTATATGTTGAAGCCACTGGTCAATCTCGAGAGGTAATAGAGAAAGCCATTGATCGAGACATGTGGATGAGCGCAAATGAAGCTATGGAGTTTGGGTTATTAGATGGGATTCTCTTCTCTTTTAACGACTTGTAG
- a CDS encoding glycine hydroxymethyltransferase → MASLLDRYLRNISEKSHQSLASVAYLAALDHLLHAFPSIGQSIVQELKSQRSRLKMIASENYSSLSVQLAMGNLLTDKYCEGSPFKRFYSCCENVDAIEWECAETAKELFGAESAFVQPHSGADANLLAIMSILTQKIQSPAVQRLGYKTINDLPEQEYEALKAEMAQYKCLGPSLNSGGHLTHGTVRMNIMSKLMHCLSYDVNLDTELFDYDVIAKIAKEHKPTVLIAGYSSYSRRLNFATLKQIAEDCGAVLWVDMAHFAGLVAGGVFAGEENPIPYADIVTTTTHKTLRGPRGGMVLAKKEYANTLNKACPLMMGGPLPHVIAAKAIALKEAMTVNFRKYAHQVVDNARTLAEVFQQNGLRLLTGGTDNHMLIIDLTSLGVPGRIAEDVLTSVGIAVNRNTIPSDASGQWKTSGIRLGTPALTSLGMGGGEMEEVANIIVKVLRNITVRSNAEGGSSKCEGELPERIAQEARRRVADLLGRFPLYPEIDLETLV, encoded by the coding sequence ATGGCTTCTTTATTGGATAGATATTTGAGAAATATTTCCGAAAAAAGTCATCAAAGTTTGGCGTCTGTAGCTTATTTAGCAGCGCTAGATCACCTATTACACGCTTTTCCTTCCATTGGGCAAAGCATAGTCCAAGAGTTGAAAAGCCAGCGGTCTCGCTTGAAAATGATTGCTTCAGAGAACTATTCTTCCCTGTCCGTTCAGCTGGCGATGGGAAATTTGCTCACAGATAAGTATTGTGAAGGAAGCCCATTCAAACGTTTTTATTCTTGTTGTGAGAATGTAGATGCTATTGAGTGGGAGTGTGCAGAGACTGCTAAAGAATTATTTGGTGCCGAGAGTGCTTTTGTTCAGCCTCATTCTGGAGCAGATGCGAATCTACTTGCTATTATGTCTATTCTTACACAAAAGATTCAAAGCCCTGCTGTTCAACGTTTAGGATACAAGACGATCAATGATCTTCCTGAACAGGAGTATGAGGCATTAAAAGCAGAAATGGCACAGTACAAGTGCTTAGGTCCTTCTTTGAATTCTGGTGGACATTTAACGCATGGCACTGTACGCATGAATATTATGTCTAAATTAATGCATTGTCTTTCTTACGATGTTAATTTAGATACTGAGTTGTTTGATTACGATGTCATAGCAAAAATAGCAAAAGAACATAAACCGACTGTTCTTATCGCGGGGTACTCGTCTTACTCAAGACGTTTAAATTTTGCTACACTAAAACAAATCGCGGAAGATTGTGGCGCAGTTTTATGGGTGGATATGGCCCATTTTGCAGGATTAGTTGCTGGAGGTGTTTTTGCTGGTGAGGAGAATCCTATCCCTTATGCAGATATTGTTACCACAACTACGCACAAGACTTTACGGGGCCCAAGAGGGGGGATGGTTCTAGCCAAAAAAGAGTATGCAAATACCTTGAATAAGGCTTGTCCATTGATGATGGGAGGCCCCCTTCCTCATGTGATTGCAGCCAAAGCAATCGCTTTGAAAGAGGCTATGACAGTCAATTTCAGGAAGTATGCGCACCAAGTGGTGGATAACGCTCGCACCTTAGCAGAAGTGTTTCAACAGAATGGATTGAGATTATTAACCGGGGGAACGGATAATCACATGCTGATTATCGATCTAACTTCTCTAGGAGTTCCTGGACGTATTGCGGAAGATGTGTTAACCTCTGTAGGTATCGCGGTGAACCGGAATACCATTCCTTCAGATGCTTCTGGACAATGGAAGACTTCTGGTATCCGGCTGGGCACCCCGGCTCTGACCTCTTTAGGTATGGGAGGGGGCGAGATGGAAGAAGTTGCGAATATTATCGTGAAAGTATTGCGAAATATTACTGTGAGAAGCAATGCTGAGGGCGGTTCTAGTAAATGTGAGGGAGAGCTACCAGAAAGGATCGCTCAAGAGGCGAGACGACGAGTAGCAGATTTGTTGGGAAGATTCCCTCTTTACCCTGAAATCGATCTGGAAACGCTAGTTTAG
- a CDS encoding uroporphyrinogen-III synthase — MILYLGLNPSFAKRYSAVFQPMIRIVPFSKRAPQMRRARQFLVSASHILLTSPSSTRCFFASIKKNISSSALINKNFVTIGETTSSRVRAHFPNATIQQVPFPQAESFLPILSSLSPEASILYPHSFLARPIIRSFLEKLPNPFFAYPHYTVKPLKLPLKTFLPYKIIILTSPSIVHAYAKLFPSLPRKEHWCLGKISAEAFTNTYCVSPSKILFSSQESTDC; from the coding sequence ATGATTCTTTACTTAGGGCTTAACCCGTCCTTTGCCAAACGATATTCTGCGGTTTTTCAGCCAATGATCCGCATAGTTCCTTTTTCCAAACGGGCTCCTCAGATGCGCCGAGCTCGACAATTTCTTGTATCCGCTTCCCATATTTTGTTAACAAGTCCCTCATCTACTCGTTGCTTTTTTGCTTCTATAAAAAAGAACATCTCTTCCTCCGCACTGATCAACAAAAACTTTGTTACTATTGGAGAGACGACTTCTTCTCGCGTACGCGCCCACTTCCCTAACGCCACGATTCAGCAGGTCCCCTTCCCTCAAGCGGAATCTTTTCTGCCCATTCTGTCCTCCTTATCTCCTGAAGCCTCCATACTCTACCCCCACTCTTTTCTTGCCCGGCCTATTATCCGCTCTTTTCTTGAGAAGCTCCCAAATCCCTTCTTTGCCTATCCCCACTACACAGTAAAACCTCTCAAACTTCCTCTTAAAACATTTCTTCCTTATAAAATCATTATCCTCACCAGTCCTTCGATTGTTCATGCGTATGCAAAATTATTCCCCTCACTTCCCAGGAAAGAACATTGGTGTTTAGGAAAGATTAGTGCAGAAGCGTTTACCAACACATATTGTGTCTCTCCTTCCAAAATTCTCTTTTCATCACAAGAGTCCACAGATTGTTAA
- the ispF gene encoding 2-C-methyl-D-erythritol 2,4-cyclodiphosphate synthase: MTTTPPRFVLPNPEWIYRVGIGQDSHRFLSDEDPKPCILGGVVFENTPGFEANSDGDVVLHAICNAFSSVTHKGILGGLADELLKTQGISDSATYLKEAAASLKPTQRVSHLAITIEGKRPKLLPRLPAMRKNIAEILQIPLDSINITATSGEGLTSMGLGEGVQCFCVLTVMEFCPS; encoded by the coding sequence ATGACAACAACTCCTCCTCGTTTTGTTCTTCCCAATCCAGAATGGATTTATCGTGTCGGCATTGGCCAAGACAGCCACCGTTTTCTCTCTGATGAAGATCCTAAGCCTTGTATCCTTGGCGGGGTTGTTTTTGAAAACACTCCGGGATTTGAAGCCAATTCGGACGGAGATGTCGTTTTACACGCTATTTGTAACGCTTTTTCATCTGTAACGCATAAAGGAATTTTAGGAGGACTTGCAGATGAATTATTAAAAACACAGGGGATTTCCGATAGCGCCACCTATTTGAAAGAAGCCGCGGCTTCTTTAAAACCTACTCAAAGAGTCTCTCATCTGGCGATTACTATAGAGGGAAAACGTCCTAAATTACTTCCTAGACTACCTGCCATGCGAAAAAACATAGCAGAGATACTGCAGATTCCCTTAGACTCCATTAACATTACAGCGACTTCTGGTGAAGGACTGACCAGCATGGGACTGGGGGAGGGGGTACAATGTTTTTGTGTTTTAACCGTTATGGAATTTTGTCCAAGTTAA
- a CDS encoding sulfite reductase flavoprotein subunit alpha, producing MSLFAKFKAQRMVLHSRELCSSHQDGVQTSLDPVFKIVCGPSQSKISYKVGDALGVFPTNSLPLVNSILSTLQYDSRVLVASRYVDSPIPVQEFLLSYADLDKFPKALRPFFPEDLDDSWSLAEAILFYRPSIPFETFINGLSPLLPRFYSIASSPDCSHGQLELLVRCISFPGKEQVRYGLCSAFLCNHLQEGMTFQGFIQPTRHFTLEKKTFGKPLIMVGAGTGIAPYKGFLQHRLYHQDPGANFLFFGERFEKSNFYYRDFLQDLIASEKLQLFTAFSRDAETKMYVQDVIEQQKELIQENYEKGAFFFICGKKILGTETKRALGNVLGLPLVQELILEKRLVLDVY from the coding sequence ATGTCTTTATTTGCTAAATTCAAAGCTCAGCGAATGGTATTACATTCTCGTGAGCTTTGTTCTTCTCATCAAGATGGCGTTCAGACCTCTTTAGATCCTGTTTTTAAGATCGTATGTGGTCCTTCTCAGTCGAAGATCTCTTATAAAGTTGGGGATGCTTTAGGTGTATTCCCAACAAATTCCCTCCCACTGGTGAATTCTATATTATCTACCTTACAGTACGATTCTCGTGTTTTAGTCGCTTCTCGATATGTAGATTCTCCCATTCCTGTTCAAGAATTCCTTCTTAGCTATGCGGATCTTGATAAATTTCCAAAAGCTTTAAGGCCTTTTTTCCCTGAGGATCTTGATGATTCTTGGTCTCTGGCAGAGGCTATTTTGTTTTATCGTCCTTCGATTCCTTTTGAAACATTTATCAATGGACTCTCACCTCTGCTCCCGAGATTTTACTCGATCGCTTCTTCTCCAGATTGTTCTCATGGACAACTTGAGCTGCTCGTGCGTTGTATCAGTTTCCCTGGGAAAGAGCAGGTGCGTTATGGATTGTGCTCGGCTTTTTTATGTAACCACTTGCAAGAGGGGATGACTTTTCAAGGGTTTATACAGCCAACAAGGCATTTCACTTTAGAAAAGAAAACTTTTGGAAAGCCCTTGATTATGGTTGGCGCGGGAACTGGGATTGCTCCATACAAAGGATTTTTGCAACATAGATTGTATCATCAGGATCCTGGCGCAAACTTTTTATTTTTTGGAGAGCGTTTTGAGAAGAGCAATTTCTACTATCGAGACTTTTTGCAAGATTTAATTGCCTCTGAAAAACTGCAGTTGTTCACAGCTTTTTCTAGAGATGCCGAGACCAAAATGTATGTTCAAGATGTAATTGAACAGCAAAAGGAGCTTATACAAGAAAATTACGAAAAAGGTGCTTTTTTCTTTATTTGCGGGAAAAAAATTCTTGGGACAGAAACAAAACGTGCTTTAGGGAATGTTTTAGGCTTGCCACTCGTGCAAGAGCTTATTTTGGAAAAGAGACTCGTTTTAGACGTATATTAA
- the rpsJ gene encoding 30S ribosomal protein S10 — protein MKQQKQRIRIRLKGFDQGQLDQSTANIVETAKRTGARVVGPIPLPTKREVYTVLRSPHVDKKSREQFEIRTHKRLIDILDPTGKTIDALKMLSLPAGVDIKIKAA, from the coding sequence ATGAAGCAGCAAAAACAAAGAATTCGGATTCGCTTGAAAGGGTTTGATCAAGGGCAGCTCGATCAGTCTACAGCAAACATTGTTGAGACTGCTAAAAGAACCGGTGCTCGTGTTGTTGGTCCGATTCCTTTACCAACGAAGAGAGAAGTATATACGGTTTTACGCTCTCCTCACGTAGATAAAAAATCTCGTGAGCAGTTTGAGATTCGTACGCATAAACGATTAATTGATATTTTAGATCCTACAGGAAAAACAATCGATGCTTTAAAAATGTTGTCTTTGCCTGCTGGAGTCGATATTAAAATTAAGGCTGCGTAA
- the fusA gene encoding elongation factor G, with product MSGQEFGLDAVRNIGIMAHIDAGKTTTTERILFYAGRTHKIGEVHEGGATMDWMEQEQERGITITSAATTVFWLGSKINIIDTPGHVDFTIEVERSLRVLDGAVAVFDAVSGVEPQSETVWRQANKYGVPRIAFVNKMDRMGANYFGAVESMREKLGANAVPVHCPIGSESQFVGMVDLISQKALYFLDETLGAKWEEREIPEDLQEQCAILRMQLLEELATVDESNEAFMEKVLENPDSITEEEIHAVMRKGVIEGKINPVLCGSAFKNKGVQQLLDVIVKWLPSPLDRGNVRGINLKTGEEVSLKPSKDGPLAALAFKIMTDPYVGRITFIRIYSGTLKKGSAILNSTKDKKERISRLLEMHANERTDRDEFTVGDIGACVGLKFSVTGDTLCDENQEIVLERIEAPEPVIDMAIEPKSKGDREKLAQALSALSEEDPTFRVSTNEETGQTIISGMGELHLDILRDRMIREFKVEANVGKPQVSYKETITKNSNSETKYVKQSGGRGQYAHVCLEIEPNEPGKGNEVVSKIVGGVIPKEYIPAVIKGVEEGLNSGVLAGYGLVDIKVSIVFGSYHEVDSSEMAFKICGSMAVKEACRKALPVILEPIMKVTVITPEDHLGDVIGDLNRRRGKILGQESSRHMAQVSAEVPLSEMFGYMTSLRSLTSGRATSTMEPAFFAKVPQKIQEEIVKK from the coding sequence ATGAGCGGTCAAGAGTTCGGTTTAGACGCGGTTAGAAATATCGGTATCATGGCGCATATCGATGCAGGGAAAACAACAACAACAGAACGGATTCTTTTCTACGCGGGAAGAACTCATAAGATCGGAGAGGTCCATGAAGGTGGTGCGACCATGGACTGGATGGAGCAGGAACAAGAGAGAGGGATTACTATCACCTCTGCTGCTACGACCGTATTCTGGTTGGGATCCAAAATTAATATTATCGATACACCTGGTCACGTCGACTTTACGATTGAAGTTGAACGTTCTTTACGAGTGCTTGATGGCGCTGTAGCTGTCTTTGACGCGGTTTCTGGGGTTGAACCTCAGTCTGAAACTGTCTGGCGGCAAGCTAACAAGTATGGGGTTCCTAGAATTGCTTTTGTGAATAAAATGGACCGTATGGGCGCGAATTATTTTGGCGCTGTTGAGTCTATGAGAGAGAAACTCGGGGCAAATGCTGTTCCAGTGCATTGCCCGATTGGATCTGAAAGCCAGTTTGTAGGAATGGTGGACTTGATTTCCCAGAAGGCTCTTTATTTCCTAGATGAAACTTTAGGGGCTAAGTGGGAAGAACGAGAGATCCCAGAAGATCTTCAGGAGCAGTGTGCAATACTAAGAATGCAGTTGTTAGAAGAGCTGGCTACCGTTGACGAAAGTAACGAAGCTTTCATGGAGAAAGTTCTTGAGAATCCCGATTCTATTACGGAAGAAGAAATCCATGCGGTGATGCGCAAGGGAGTGATTGAAGGCAAAATTAATCCGGTTCTTTGCGGAAGTGCTTTTAAGAATAAGGGAGTTCAACAGCTTCTTGATGTAATTGTCAAATGGCTGCCATCTCCTCTTGATCGTGGTAATGTTCGCGGAATTAATTTGAAAACCGGGGAAGAAGTGAGCTTGAAGCCTTCCAAAGATGGTCCTTTGGCTGCGCTTGCTTTCAAAATTATGACAGACCCCTATGTTGGTCGTATTACGTTTATCCGTATTTACTCAGGAACATTGAAGAAAGGTTCTGCTATTCTTAACTCCACTAAGGATAAGAAAGAGCGGATTTCCAGACTCTTGGAAATGCATGCTAACGAGCGAACCGATAGAGATGAATTCACTGTTGGGGACATCGGAGCTTGCGTGGGACTTAAGTTTTCGGTAACAGGGGACACTCTTTGTGATGAAAACCAAGAGATCGTGTTAGAGCGTATAGAAGCTCCAGAACCTGTAATTGATATGGCTATTGAGCCTAAATCTAAAGGGGATCGAGAGAAGTTAGCTCAAGCTTTAAGTGCTCTTTCCGAAGAAGACCCCACTTTCCGAGTTTCTACGAATGAAGAAACAGGCCAAACGATTATTTCTGGAATGGGAGAGTTGCATCTTGACATTCTTCGAGACCGAATGATTCGAGAGTTTAAAGTAGAAGCTAACGTCGGTAAGCCGCAGGTTTCTTATAAAGAAACTATTACAAAAAATAGTAATAGTGAAACTAAATACGTTAAGCAGTCCGGTGGGCGGGGGCAATATGCTCACGTTTGTTTGGAAATCGAGCCTAATGAACCTGGAAAAGGGAATGAGGTCGTCAGTAAGATTGTCGGAGGGGTAATTCCAAAAGAATACATTCCTGCGGTGATTAAGGGCGTTGAGGAAGGCTTGAATTCTGGAGTTTTGGCTGGATACGGCTTAGTTGATATCAAGGTAAGTATTGTATTCGGATCTTACCATGAAGTGGATTCTAGTGAGATGGCCTTTAAGATTTGCGGATCAATGGCTGTAAAAGAAGCTTGTAGAAAAGCTCTTCCAGTTATTTTAGAGCCAATTATGAAAGTGACTGTTATCACTCCAGAAGACCACTTAGGGGATGTAATCGGAGATTTAAACCGTCGTAGAGGTAAGATTTTGGGGCAAGAGTCTTCTAGACACATGGCTCAAGTCAGCGCAGAGGTACCTTTGAGTGAAATGTTCGGGTACATGACCTCTCTACGATCATTGACTTCTGGTCGAGCTACGTCGACTATGGAACCTGCATTCTTTGCTAAAGTTCCTCAGAAAATTCAAGAAGAGATTGTTAAGAAGTAA
- the rpsG gene encoding 30S ribosomal protein S7, whose protein sequence is MSRRHAAEKKVIPGDPIYGSVVLERFINKVMLHGKKSIARKIVYGALNRFAKKLGLENPLEGFEEALENAKPILEVRSRRVGGATYQVPVEVAPDRRCCLAMQWIIKHARSKPGKCMEVGLANELIDCFNKQGATIKKREDTHRMAEANKAFAHYKW, encoded by the coding sequence ATGTCAAGACGACATGCGGCTGAGAAGAAAGTCATTCCAGGCGATCCTATTTATGGGAGCGTAGTCTTAGAAAGGTTTATTAACAAGGTGATGCTGCACGGGAAAAAGAGCATTGCCAGAAAGATTGTCTACGGGGCTTTGAATCGCTTTGCTAAAAAATTGGGCTTGGAAAACCCTTTGGAAGGGTTTGAAGAAGCTTTAGAAAATGCGAAGCCGATTCTTGAGGTGCGTTCCCGCAGAGTTGGAGGGGCAACTTATCAGGTTCCTGTTGAAGTAGCTCCAGATAGAAGATGCTGTCTTGCTATGCAGTGGATTATCAAGCATGCGCGCTCCAAGCCAGGCAAATGTATGGAAGTTGGCCTAGCTAATGAACTAATCGATTGTTTCAATAAGCAAGGGGCGACGATTAAGAAACGCGAGGATACCCATCGCATGGCTGAAGCAAATAAAGCATTTGCTCATTATAAGTGGTAG
- the rpsL gene encoding 30S ribosomal protein S12 codes for MPTINQLIRKKRQSGATRKKSPALQKSPQKRGVCLQVKTKTPKKPNSALRKVAWVRLSNGQEVIAYIGGEGHNLQEHSIVLVQGGRVKDLPGVRYHIVRGALDCAAVKNRKQSRSRYGAKRPK; via the coding sequence ATGCCGACGATTAATCAGTTAATACGTAAGAAGCGTCAGTCTGGCGCAACTAGAAAGAAATCTCCAGCTTTACAAAAGTCTCCTCAAAAAAGAGGGGTCTGTCTTCAGGTAAAAACTAAAACTCCTAAGAAACCAAACTCTGCTTTGCGTAAGGTAGCTTGGGTTCGCTTGTCTAATGGACAAGAGGTGATTGCCTACATCGGTGGAGAAGGTCATAACTTGCAGGAGCACAGCATCGTTTTGGTTCAAGGCGGAAGAGTTAAAGATTTGCCAGGGGTGCGTTATCATATCGTTCGAGGTGCTTTAGATTGTGCTGCCGTAAAAAATAGAAAACAGAGCCGTTCCCGCTACGGAGCGAAGCGTCCTAAGTAG